DNA from Clarias gariepinus isolate MV-2021 ecotype Netherlands chromosome 8, CGAR_prim_01v2, whole genome shotgun sequence:
CCGAGCGGCACACACTCCTGACACAGACAAAGAACTGACTGACTAACTTCAACTAATACTAAAACTAACACACGTGACATGACAAACATTCGAACAGATTGTATGTGATTCATGTCTTCCATGTTGTATATGACTGTACTCCTGTTTACACAGAACCTTTACAGACAAAACAGCAGCAGCCGGATTTAATCTTAATTTCCTCAACAGGAAGAAGTACACTGGAAGGAAGCGGCCGCACAACAAACCGTGACAATGTGAGCTGCCATTAAACAACCTTCTCATTCATTTCAGATACAGAAATTCCATTGgagcagctgatggttgactttactGTGTCCAATGAAATTTTTGAGTGTTGTTTATGTCTAACCAAAGGCTTTTCAGACAAGGAGGAATTCTGGCACAATTCCTCAGAGATATCCCTAAAGcatccatacagtatgtaactctGATCTGAGATCTTACTGATACTGATATGCTAATGCGTATCTTCTTATGGGAAGCTGAAGGTCTAACAGGAAGTGTGTTACAGTTAAAATCACAGCGCAGTAGACACACTTTACACTGGCACTGCGAGTCTCCCTGTTCGTACCCTCACACCCGGGCGCAAAAACACGCAGACGTTCAGGAAAAGGAAGTGATGTCACATCCACGTTAATAATGCTGAGTTTATAGTCACTATGTATACTGATTTTCCACTGACCTCGCCCCTGCCATGAAGATAGCTTATGATGCTAAAACATGGTATTAAAAAcccaccatcacacacacacacacacacacacaggaagtaaAACACCTACCTTCTCATCAAAGAAACCTGTTCCTCTGAGTGTAAAGTTACTGTAAGACTCCAGTTAGTTTCCTGTGAAGCAGGAAGTCCATTCCTGCTTCTCTAAGGCATCTTGGCAAAACCTTTATTATTCCCATCATAGCTGTAATATTAAATACCACAGTGATACATGTGCGATATTGTGTAAAGAACAATGACTCGCTTTGGCGTGAAAAGCCTAATGTACAGAAGTTATCcgttttattttctaaatggtCGTGTCCTAAAACACAAATTACATAAGGCAGAGAGGTGAtgtgctggagtgtgtgtgtgtgtgttttacactgACAGATGATAAGAATAAACCACAGCAGATATGATGTCTAAAGTCCATCACAacctgttctgtacttttctacccatcccgaggcatctggagattgtaccagcttcagtatacaaaggccaaccctgtgaggatcctgaggcatccagagaaggaccagctccagctggattctgccttattatggttggagctacacatcctgctcctgtgctcccagtgatccagaccccatctgccctctgcacctactgactccctgtgctgaactggacttcatgttgaTTTAAAGTTgtatttctattatttatattgtactttcagctgcataacacacatgatgttatatcatctctatctgttatcacccagatgaggatgggttccctgttgagtctggttcctctcaaggtttcttcctattaccatctcagggagtttttccttgacactgtcgccgtcaccctcgGTTTGCTCATCAgacacatttcattcattcatctcgttattatctagacacatttttctcacacatacacacttccataaatgttcttttcatttttctgaagCTGCTTttagacaatgaccattgttaaaagcactaaataaatcaaattgaattgaattaaagcaGACTGAGACTGGAAACAAGTGACTGAATGTTCCAGATGTTCTGTACAAACACTCCACAGCattaatagtaaaaaaacaatcagtaaaACACGAGAAAAACTGAGTGTAAAAAACTCAGGATAGGGAGCGTGAGAGTGAGCTGGTGTGAGATCAGAGCAGGAGGCTAATGCAGCATAACATCACCATCAGTCTAAATAACAACAGTTTAACACAAATACCACATGGCCCAAAAATATTTACCCCCAGGAAACAGGATGTTAAATGAGATCAGGTCACGGCAACGTTTAACTGATTAGTGTTAATTCCCGCACCagtcatcctctctctctctctctctctctctctctcttccagtGCAGCAGGTTATCAGAAAGTGATGAGCCTCAAATTTTTACTCTTTGTAGGGGGgaaaatttacaaaatttttaaaatcataagaATTTTTTGAGTCGATAGAGGCAGCAGGCCATGCAGAGCATCACCGTGAGTTCCCCAGCGCTTTTAAAGAATCAAATACTGTAGAATTAACGGTGTTTATTTTCATACTAAGTCCACAGTTAATGTTAAGCTCAACTAAAAATTGGGGCGGAACCGTTTAGACTATATCAAGCAGCAGAACCACAAGAACCCGTGGAGAACCAGCTCCTGTGGGTTCTGGGTTCATGTGTCCAGGACTCTTGTTCACGTTATTAAAACAGGAGAGAAGAGTTTTTCCTTGGTGAAACTTGTAAACACTCACCCGCTCCAGTGCAAATCTGTATAGCACTGTTTCTGCGCGTTACTTCGTACAGGTAACTTTAAACCTGATGCTCCAGGGCACGCCCCAACACCCTCACCAAtctatatatgtaaaaaaaacttatgtaacaaacacaaacacacacacactatttgttACCAAAAGTTCCGTAGTGCTCAAAATcctgtaaacattttttgacTAAACACACCAAGTGTGGTGGAGTTCATATATGTCCAGTATGtgtgctaaacacacacacacacacacacacacacacacacaacgctgtcacttcctgtttcttttcctctgtgtctctgttttgttttgttgttttccgTTGAAATCAAAGACCTTGAATAACCAGATCTGTGATGCTGACATCATTTTCCGCAGTAACTCCAACTAACACTTTCCTTGTGACTGCAGTTTTTCCAACACTGACTCTGTTATTATTGTAACTGATACCCACATGATCATAATtttcagaaacagaaaaaaaaaaccaatctAACTGGctgattttcatttttcataaaCCACTCTGAGGTTCTTCTACTGAACTCGTCTCGGTCACTGATGCTCCAAGAACTTCTAGAAATCTGAACTCTGTACGTCTGAAACATCACCGTTTTTGGAGAATCGATCGTTAAATGTCCTTTTCcacctgaaaaaaaatattattaatactataaAAACCATCCCAGTGCCGAGTCCGAGGAAGAACAGTCTAGTGATTTTCTGTTTGTATTCGTCATGGCCTCTgttctctgtaaaaaaaaaaaagaaaagaaaaataattaacataaaatctgcttataataataattctactAATAATCCCTAAGAGAATATAATCTATAGCAGATTTTCTTATAATTCTGGCACAATGTGTTCTCCATGAGGAGGTTCTCTCCCTCATGCAGGCCAAAGAACCCATAAGTGTTCCGCATGGAGTCGGTCCAATCGGTCTCCTGACTCTCAGTACGATAAACCTGTTTAAGCCGAAACCCACCTGAGAAGAAGTCGATGTTCCTCCTCATCTCCTGGCCCAGATCTGGGTTcttgatgatgaaggtgatggaGGAGTTGACGGTGCCGCTCAGGTTCAGCTTACTGTTCACgctgtacaggtgtgtgtgttggtcctGCATcagctgcgtgtgtgtgttgttggtgATGTCTGTCTCATTTCCCATCAGCCACTGCAGCGATGGGGAGGGGTACCCGCCCTCTGAGGTCACCAGCACCTCCAGGTGGCCGTCGTTCAGCACAGAGATGTGCAGACGAGGCTCGGGGTAGAACGCTAAAGGAGGGGTGGAGAAGAGTGCTGAGTGTGCAGTTACCATAGTAACCAGTAACGCCTCACTGAGAATGCTAGTTAACCATTTTCAGACAACTTTATCATACGGTTTGCATGTTTACCTGCTACTTTGAGGCTGAAACTCTTCCTCTGGCTGCCCAGCTTAGTGCTGATGGAGCAGGTGTACTCCCCCGCGTCCTCCAGAGTGGTACGGTCCAGCCTGAGCGATGCGTTCCCCTTCTTCATCTCCTGGTGGAACAGGCTGGTGCGCCTGGCGTATCTCGGGCTCTGGTACTTCGGCTGGTCTCTGCCATTGAAGAAACTGTGAACCACCTCTAGGTTTCGCTGCCACGTGATCACACTACTGTCTGCTTCCCACGCGCCGCTCACCGGGAAGGTGCAGGACAGAAGCACAGACTCGCCGTACACACCCATCTGTACACGAGTGGGTACCGAGATCTCAAACTCacctacagacacacacagatggtGAGACGGTAAAGACCTTCATGTACAGGATGAAGTGAGAGGACTGAACTTGTGATCGCTTCCTCATCAGATCTGCTAAATAATGTGAAAGTCACATGTTTCAGGATAAGGTCATGAAACATGACATCATCACCAGACTGTGTAGGAGATGGGTTTATACAAGGTTAAACTAAATGTCCAAATAAAACCCAGACAAACGTTAAAGAGAAGCTGCCTTGGCCATTTCCTCATTTTATGTCAAATGTCATGTTTTTACTGTGGTTTTTGCTCTTGACTCACTTAATCAGGAGCCAAAGACATCGTGATGTGCTgctgaaaataatcaacactgagtggtgtgatgaagcagagGTACTGTTTCCACCATGAGGTTGATTGTTTTGCATAACCAGTCGCCCCGGAgtgttttcttcctcttctaCAATAACAATTTAACAGCAGTTCTACTTGTACACCTTTTACTTGTTACCCTTGTTAATGTTCTCACACTCTCCAGGAAGCTGCTACAAAACAACAGATGCGCTTTAATTACAAACTTCCTTATAATTCATCACACACACGTTTAAATCTGACTTAACACATCAGTGTgtataaataatgcatttatataaaacaatgaCATATTTCCTTGATGGCTAAATAAAGCCTTTCACGTATTTGCTCTGAAAACACCTGTGACAGATGGGATGGAGAACCTGCAGGACCTGTAGAAACCCAAAGAGAAGACTGCTTTTATTCTCAGTGTGACCTTTTATACTGGAAATAACTGGTTTATAGCATAAATTGTCTCATACAAAACTAATTTAACAAACATAAATCTGTGTGCATGCGGTGTTCAGATGTCTAGCTTGCTTTTTTCTTGAGTATATGAAACCTCTGGGATGTTCTCCGTACATGGCACGCTATGTTTTGAAACTGTTCCTAATGCCCTCCACCTTGTCTAAGCTCCCAGCTAAAGAGGACAATAGCATAGCTTCACTCTGGGTCTGGTGTCCTGTTGGTAATGTCACTGGAAGCTGGATGGCTGGATGGCGTTTGCTGTAAGATGTGACTAAGAAAAACAGAGACATTTAAACGCCTGACACATGTTTGACATGAGTTTAAAtgtgaatgttttatttttttccatctgcAGTATAATGGCCAGATTGTTATTTTGAATTAGCGTCTCGTATCACAACCGTACAATTAGTGGATGACTGGGTTAAGGAAAATCCCCAACTGCCCCTCCTCTATAACTCAACTGTCACGCTTTATGACATCTGTTCATGTAGTGGGAGCTTTCTGTCTGGGAAAAACCCACTCTAATTAGGAAAACATCTTCAGCTGTCACTACCATGTGCTGTTTCTCTCTACAATCCCGACCATCTGTATCTTAAACCCACCCAGTCTGAGCCGCTCTACGTCTCACTGCTAACTGACTCGTTCTTACTGGTTTCTCAGTTACGTCACCCGGACACCATTCCTACCCTCACACACCCCTCAGGTCTTCACCTCGCCACTTCTTAAAACTCATCTGATCAAAGTGAATCCGAGTATTGGGCAACACCTTTTTTCAAATTCcattatttaattatgaaaaaaaaaagccaaaaagaagaaaaaacacgtgggcaatactaagtacacAGGCTTTTCCACAGGATTTAGGAAGGGAAGTTGAGCCCGGTGCTGGTAATCATCAGCCTTTGATtaactgatcatcagcaggtgtgcagatctATAAAAGCTAACGTTTTGTCAGTTCGacggtctggagcattcaggtgtgtgttggtgtgtgcaatggtcttagagaagaaACTGTTGCACATCAAtttggaaagggttataaactCATTTAAAACTATTTGGACTTCAACAATCTACAGTGAGaaaaattattcacaagtgAAAAGCATTCTAGACAGGAGTGGACGTCCCatcacattcaccccaaggtcagactgTGTAATGCTCAGACAAATGCAGTGGagccttggattacaagcataatttgttccggaagcgggctcgtatttccaaacactcgtaaaccaagttCAATttacccataagaaataatggaaactcaaattatttgttctatagcccaaaaaataaatacataaaaataattaatacaaaatataaagtaaaaataaaacaaattgaccTGCAccttaccttaattttttttttttataaatcctgacagataagtgtttccgttcatgttgtgtgtgtgtgtgtttaacgaaaaaactgttttatagGAAAAactagcaaggaacatcgctagtcacactcgcgtaagcgcatactaacagaatcactgctgtaaaatgaACAGCCTTTACAGACCCCCttccaccccctcctcctctcgggtttacacacagatacagacgcacactctctgccttacacagaaactccgtTCTGTCGCGATTCGTTcgaaagtgcaggttcatttgttgttggttttttttgttactttacaGCGGTGAACACTTTCAGTTAGTAAGCACACACTCGTGCTGTACAAACacgcttacacacacatggtcacagtgttatagtaaacagtacatgcatgcacagatgttgattataccagtgacccagcaggggagacgattacccacaattacgCAGCAcacactcggcgtcaaaacaaggagcgcatgcatgatacatgatactcaatgCTCGTAAaacaagacaatgctcgtttttatttaaaagttattaaaaatcatTGCACGTCTTGCGGAACACCGCAAACCGCGTttctcgcaatccaaggtttcactgtacaaagAAAACCCCAGGAGCTACATCgcagaccctacaggcctcactgagtgtgttaattgttaaagtccatgacagcacaattagaaggaGACTTAACAATTACAGTTTACTTGGGAGGGttgtcatgaaaaaaaaatcttccgtCTATAAAGATCACATAAGCACAACTAaggttcacaaaactgcatctgagaccaaaccACAAGAACCACATtatctggaacaatgtcctgtggacagatgagaccaaagtggagttgtttggccttaatataaaatataaaaagtggatttcagcagaaacacttcATACGCACTTCCAGGGGTGGCGGGGGAGGGgagatgatttgggcttgtatTTGCAGacacaggacctgggcacccTGCAGTCATTGAGTCGACCATGAGCCCCTCTGTATatcagagtattctagaggaaATCGTGGGGCCGTCGGTCCAACAGCTAGAGCTTGGACGAAATTGGGTCC
Protein-coding regions in this window:
- the LOC128528864 gene encoding CD276 antigen homolog, with amino-acid sequence MDLLLCVCVCSLLLRSQGSSHSEFEISVPTRVQMGVYGESVLLSCTFPVSGAWEADSSVITWQRNLEVVHSFFNGRDQPKYQSPRYARRTSLFHQEMKKGNASLRLDRTTLEDAGEYTCSISTKLGSQRKSFSLKVAAFYPEPRLHISVLNDGHLEVLVTSEGGYPSPSLQWLMGNETDITNNTHTQLMQDQHTHLYSVNSKLNLSGTVNSSITFIIKNPDLGQEMRRNIDFFSENRGHDEYKQKITRLFFLGLGTGMVFIVLIIFFFRWKRTFNDRFSKNGDVSDVQSSDF